The region GCcgtgctgctgcttcttcttcttcttgttgcgGTATCGGTCATCCCGCTGACGGATCCGCATCACCTGcatcctcctctgctgccgGCTGATGATCACTGTGGAAGACagggggggggtgaggaggtGACCTGGATATTTAGAGCCGTGATAGAAAACTGGGAGGATCCTTCTTCATCCTCACCCTTGGTATGGGAGTATCCCTCAGCCGTCACCTTCCACTGGACCATGACGCCCAGCAGGGTGAGGGCGGGCCACACCCCCAGCACCACCCACGTCAGCCAGCACACAGGCTTCCCGGGCGCAGCTTTCATCCGCTCGTACATGTACAGCACCAGGGCGAAGAGCTCCACGAAGTAATCCAGAGCCACGGTGATCACGGCCGCACCGAACACCGCCGTGGACAGCGTGGTAAAGAGACGCTGCCACTGCAGCGTGAGCACGGCGAACAGCATGCCCAGGCCAAGCAGCACGCCAAGGGGCACCCAGACAGAGCGCGGCGGGCTGTCGGAAAGCTCCTCCATCCCAACCAGGGTGGCCACGGCCACCAGCAGGCCCAGCAGCAGGCCCACCATGAAGAGGCCCACGCTGCGAACCAGCATGGTGACGAGGCCGCAGAGCGTGCCGATGCCCAGGCCGATGCCCACCGAGGCCTCCACGCTCAGCTGGGTGTCCAGAACGCGCTCCTTATAGCAGAGCATGAAGATGACGACGGAGCCGAACATCAGGCCCGTCAGGAACATCACCGCTTTGAAGCAGCGATAACCTGAAAGACGAGGAACAAACGTGACCTCACCGGGGTGGAGGGGCTCGACGAGCAAGCCAAGTGCTCAGCTGTCCGACTCACCAAAGAAGCAGTAGATGATGCCGAAGAGGCAGCACATGGAGCAGACCACCGAGGGAACCACCTTATAACGCCCGCCAGAGTCATGGCAGCCGTCCAGCCGCTCGGGGCTCAGCTCCTGGTCCTGCAGGGGGGTCGTCATGGCGATCAGGAGGAGGCAGGACGAAGGAAGCAGGAAGGAGAGGTGATCAGCTGGGGAGGCTACGGAGCGCTGCCCAGCCACATGGGTTCACCTGTacggagagcagagagggacaaAAAGGTTCAGACCGTTCTGTCCTCGGGATAAACATGAATCAGAGAATTAAACCAAAGGAAACCAAAGCTTTAAAGGAAAACCAACAATCCccctctctcgcacacacacccaGTGTGGCGTCCCTGATGGCGGACACGGAGGATAATAATAGCTCAGAGAGCGGCGGGGGTTTGGTTGGGAGGATGAGGCTGATCGGAGCCTCCCGTTTGAGGGTGAACACGGCGCCGACCCGATGAACTGGAGTCCTTCATGCTGATCCTTCGTCTCCAGCTTCAGGAGGATGATTTCTCACtatcacaaataaaataattgatcTTACCCAGCATGCCCAGAACTCATCTCCTGCTGCCTTCCCCCTCGTATCCTCCCTCCTCAGCTTTCATCAGTCACTTccctaattatttttttctcagctctCAGGCCAACAAAGAGGAGGATGCTCCCCCCACCGGGGTAAGTTCAGTCCAGCTAAAGGAGGTTTCTGGGTCAGAGCTTCTTATGTAACTCCTGtctgcctcctctgctctctcctctgttGTTTCCTACATTCTTCCTAACCTCGTCTCCTCATCTAGACCTGTTTACTGGGCCAGTCTCATCTGAAGAAGTGAATCTATTTCCCTCTTTCTCAGCAGCGGAAAGTCCTCGACCTGGGAGGGTGAAGTGAGCGTCGGAGCTGCAGCCCATCAACACGTCGTCCACCTCACTGTCCCACAGGAGGGCTGAGGGCCAGAGTCAGCCCAGTGGCCCCTGACCTCACCCCCACAAAGAGACCAGGATGGAGGCATTCAGGTtaggtgtgtgtgcgtctgtggaAAAAGCTGATGTACACACACTTCAGCCACATGTTCATCCACATTTTCATCCAAACATGTCACATTAATAATCATCTTTCTGTGGAGGATTAGCAGGTCGTTGCCAAGTgacccctgtgtgtgtgtgtgtgtgtgtgtgtgtgtgagcattaaGCCGTCGGCTGCAGATCAACAtgtgctgtttctctgtttgcagaCGGCTCATCGtctgtgaaaataaacagagcATGCAAACGACAGGGgagtttcttcttctcctctttaaaTCAGTAGCAGCAAcattcccctcctcctgccccgCTTCCCgtctgttgccatgacaacggGGGATGCTGACAGACAGCCGGTCCAAGGCTCAGCCAATTGAACAGCAGTTTAAACCCCCATAGCAACAGGAGGAGAGCCAATCAGTGGCCCCGTCTGTTGCCTCTGAATGTcttcatatatgtgtgtgtgtgtgtgtgtgtgtgtgtttataacgcacacaccatcagcagcagcaggctttgGATTAATACTTAATTATCCTTCAGTCATATAAAAGTGACTAATCTgataaacagaacaaacacagtCCATCTGAATAATATaacaaatgtaattattattattattaaatgatGAAAGTGGAAGGTGGCTGCAGAC is a window of Echeneis naucrates chromosome 2, fEcheNa1.1, whole genome shotgun sequence DNA encoding:
- the tmem198ab gene encoding transmembrane protein 198, producing the protein MTTPLQDQELSPERLDGCHDSGGRYKVVPSVVCSMCCLFGIIYCFFGYRCFKAVMFLTGLMFGSVVIFMLCYKERVLDTQLSVEASVGIGLGIGTLCGLVTMLVRSVGLFMVGLLLGLLVAVATLVGMEELSDSPPRSVWVPLGVLLGLGMLFAVLTLQWQRLFTTLSTAVFGAAVITVALDYFVELFALVLYMYERMKAAPGKPVCWLTWVVLGVWPALTLLGVMVQWKVTAEGYSHTKVIISRQQRRMQVMRIRQRDDRYRNKKKKKQQHGSSSHHHQAKQLHPEPAYRRKPNPIRRYDTDVLSPSYIQSFRDRQVQGQPFPGRLVGGPHAVVDVGYDCGPTAPLTGAAGPSLRA